The window AATTGTTCTGCCGCGTACGTTACCAAGCTGCTCAGGGGATCCGAGAACCTCACCCTCAAAAAGCTTTTTGAGGTGTCAAGAGCACTGAACGCGGAGTTTAGTGTTCATATGAGCGCTCGTGCGAGCGCATTCGATAGAGAAGATGTCGAATGCATATTTGCAGAAGCCAACTTCAAACTGTTCAAGCCCAGAGAGGAAGCCGATGAGCACCCTGTCCCCAATGCAGCTTAAGGACTTTGTTGTCCAGCTCTTGCATGTTGAAGCTAACCCTGAATTTCATCCACATCGCGGCAGCCCCACCAAAGATGACCTCAGTGTAAATTTTGAGATGAAACAACGAAAGGATGGGGCGCAATTCAG of the Candidatus Kryptoniota bacterium genome contains:
- a CDS encoding helix-turn-helix transcriptional regulator, with amino-acid sequence MEPKERFNQLLDKFKDDPEFIFQGLILRVSEDIASLLKTQNMTRGKLAEKLNCSAAYVTKLLRGSENLTLKKLFEVSRALNAEFSVHMSARASAFDREDVECIFAEANFKLFKPREEADEHPVPNAA